From a single Desulfurella sp. genomic region:
- a CDS encoding c-type cytochrome, whose amino-acid sequence MKKYFFCLAALILATPVSSYAANVQHGRQLFESICAPCHGSNAQGNVGPNIVGQSVKKIEWALNNVGMMKPVKSSNPQLSNVQNIEDISAFLHTLKK is encoded by the coding sequence ATGAAAAAGTATTTTTTTTGTTTAGCAGCACTAATTTTAGCAACACCAGTTTCTTCATATGCGGCAAACGTGCAACATGGAAGGCAATTATTTGAATCTATATGTGCACCATGTCATGGCAGTAATGCGCAAGGCAATGTAGGCCCAAACATAGTTGGTCAATCAGTAAAAAAAATTGAATGGGCTCTTAACAATGTAGGCATGATGAAACCAGTAAAATCATCAAATCCACAATTGAGCAATGTGCAAAATATAGAAGATATATCTGCATTTTTGCATACGCTTAAAAAATGA
- a CDS encoding SDR family NAD(P)-dependent oxidoreductase: MKNLDLTGKVAIVTGASRGIGASCAKILGSFGANVVVNYFNSEQKAQEVVNYIKDNGGNAISFRADVRNFESVNEMVKTTLEKFGSIDILINNANINFPIKPFLELDYKSIEEKIVGETKAFYNCTKAVVTHMINQKYGKLIYISSSLSRQTAFGFFAHAGAKSAVDAMAKTLALELGIYGIRVNVVGPGLTNTDATFNQPKEQKEMIANFTPLKRIGEPIDVAKVVLFLASDLSDYMSGQYLPVNGGSFMI; this comes from the coding sequence ATGAAAAATTTGGATTTAACAGGAAAAGTAGCAATTGTTACTGGCGCATCAAGAGGTATTGGAGCCAGTTGTGCCAAAATCCTTGGTAGTTTTGGTGCAAATGTTGTCGTAAATTATTTCAATTCAGAGCAAAAAGCACAAGAAGTAGTTAATTACATTAAAGATAATGGTGGAAATGCCATATCATTTCGTGCAGACGTAAGAAATTTTGAAAGTGTAAATGAAATGGTAAAAACAACATTGGAAAAATTTGGTTCAATTGATATATTAATCAATAATGCAAATATAAATTTTCCAATAAAACCATTTTTAGAGCTTGATTATAAATCCATAGAAGAAAAAATCGTTGGCGAAACAAAAGCTTTTTATAATTGCACAAAAGCTGTGGTTACCCATATGATAAACCAGAAGTATGGAAAGCTAATATATATATCAAGTTCGCTTTCAAGACAAACTGCTTTTGGTTTTTTTGCTCATGCAGGAGCAAAAAGTGCTGTTGATGCTATGGCAAAAACGCTTGCTTTAGAGCTTGGAATCTATGGTATTAGGGTAAATGTAGTTGGACCAGGTTTAACAAATACAGATGCTACTTTTAATCAACCCAAAGAACAAAAGGAGATGATTGCTAATTTTACACCTCTAAAACGCATAGGCGAACCAATTGATGTAGCAAAAGTTGTACTTTTTTTAGCAAGCGATTTATCCGATTACATGAGTGGTCAGTATCTGCCTGTAAATGGTGGCAGTTTTATGATTTAA
- the ccsB gene encoding c-type cytochrome biogenesis protein CcsB, protein MFISISFKSQKFQNIAKFLFLFSFLENLTYFFYRWNKAGHIPVTDAFTSFVFFALCVGLFQVLFLKKSKSFIVLFSSILISFTLFGLSIAGFSENIEPLIPALKSNWLAIHVITSFLAYAAFSMNFLIGTYILYTSKLKSDYITGSLSFSILVAGLLTSILANLLRYNIVILGIVIFIITFIVFIYFHKPFKNISKDLLVKPVYIGFPLLTTGIITGSIWAKYAWGGYWSWDPKEIWSLITWIVYLIYIHYNIKNKSIRFLSYLALVGFVSIMITYLGVNFIMPGLHSYASK, encoded by the coding sequence ATGTTTATTTCTATTTCATTCAAATCACAAAAATTTCAAAATATTGCAAAATTCTTATTTTTATTTTCTTTCCTTGAGAATTTAACCTATTTTTTTTATAGATGGAATAAAGCAGGTCATATTCCTGTAACAGATGCTTTTACTTCTTTTGTTTTTTTTGCTTTATGTGTTGGCTTATTTCAGGTACTGTTTTTAAAAAAGAGTAAAAGCTTTATTGTTCTTTTTTCATCAATTTTAATAAGTTTTACACTATTTGGATTGTCTATTGCTGGTTTTAGCGAAAATATTGAACCATTGATTCCTGCACTTAAAAGTAACTGGCTTGCAATACACGTTATCACATCTTTTCTTGCATATGCTGCTTTTTCAATGAATTTTCTAATTGGTACATACATACTATATACTTCAAAATTAAAAAGCGATTATATAACAGGTTCTTTATCTTTTAGCATATTGGTAGCCGGTTTACTTACATCTATTTTAGCAAATTTACTTAGATATAATATTGTAATCCTAGGAATTGTAATTTTTATAATAACATTTATTGTATTTATATACTTTCACAAGCCATTTAAAAATATTTCCAAAGATTTACTGGTAAAACCAGTTTATATTGGCTTTCCTCTATTAACAACAGGCATTATTACAGGTTCAATCTGGGCTAAATACGCCTGGGGTGGATATTGGAGCTGGGATCCAAAAGAAATATGGAGTTTAATTACATGGATAGTTTATCTTATCTATATTCACTATAACATAAAAAACAAAAGTATCCGTTTTTTATCATATCTTGCTTTAGTCGGTTTTGTTTCAATTATGATTACATATCTGGGTGTAAACTTTATTATGCCAGGTCTTCATAGTTATGCGTCTAAATAA
- a CDS encoding O-acetylhomoserine aminocarboxypropyltransferase/cysteine synthase family protein, translated as MKTETILLHYGYKPDNNKSQAIPIYQTSSYRFDSIKDAYDLFTLNRQGNIYTRINNPTVGVLEERLAAMHNAKSALVVSSGQAAILYSILNLASFKDNIVSSKYLYGGTYNLFKYTLKRIGIETRFAQTNNITDFEKLIDNHTKAVYIESIGNPTNKIADFIRLSAMAHNNNIPLIVDNTVSPIIFNPFDFGADIIVYSLTKFISGNGTSIGGAIVEKGDFDWSTLKFNNEFSFDKSYHGLSYIKKFKNSGVFTAKARLQLLRDIGACISPFNAFLILLGLETLPLRIEKHCKNALKVAKFLSNHPKVSWTNHLSLPNHPDRDLADKYFKKGFGSIIGFGVNGGFEKAKAFVESLKLIIHLANIGDARSLIIHPASTTHSQLTKEELKKAQIGEDFLRLSVGIEHVDDIIEDLNQSLEKI; from the coding sequence GTGAAAACAGAAACAATTTTGCTACACTATGGTTACAAACCTGATAATAATAAGTCTCAGGCTATACCAATCTATCAAACTTCGTCTTATAGGTTTGATTCTATTAAAGATGCCTATGATTTATTTACGCTTAATAGACAAGGCAATATTTACACTAGAATCAATAATCCTACGGTAGGAGTTCTAGAAGAGAGACTTGCAGCTATGCATAATGCAAAAAGCGCACTTGTTGTTTCATCAGGACAGGCGGCTATTTTGTATTCTATTTTAAATTTGGCATCTTTTAAGGATAATATTGTAAGCAGTAAATATCTTTATGGAGGCACTTATAATTTATTTAAATATACTTTAAAAAGAATAGGTATCGAAACAAGATTTGCACAAACAAACAATATTACTGATTTTGAAAAGCTTATAGACAATCACACTAAAGCTGTATATATTGAATCAATTGGAAATCCTACAAATAAAATAGCTGATTTTATTAGATTATCCGCAATGGCGCATAACAACAATATACCCCTTATAGTAGATAATACTGTAAGCCCAATAATATTTAATCCGTTTGATTTTGGAGCGGATATTATTGTATATTCTCTAACAAAATTTATAAGCGGAAATGGTACGAGCATCGGTGGTGCAATTGTAGAAAAAGGGGATTTTGATTGGAGTACTTTGAAATTTAATAATGAATTTAGTTTTGATAAATCTTATCACGGCTTATCTTACATTAAAAAATTTAAAAATTCCGGAGTTTTTACAGCCAAAGCAAGATTGCAATTATTAAGAGATATAGGTGCTTGCATTTCGCCATTTAATGCATTTTTAATCTTACTTGGTTTGGAAACACTTCCACTTCGTATTGAAAAACATTGTAAAAATGCTTTAAAAGTAGCAAAATTTTTATCAAACCATCCCAAAGTTAGCTGGACAAACCACCTATCACTGCCAAACCATCCTGATAGGGATTTAGCTGATAAATACTTTAAAAAAGGTTTTGGAAGTATCATTGGCTTTGGTGTGAATGGGGGTTTTGAAAAAGCAAAAGCTTTTGTTGAAAGTTTAAAATTAATAATTCACTTGGCAAACATAGGTGACGCAAGAAGTTTAATCATACACCCAGCAAGCACCACTCATAGCCAATTAACCAAAGAAGAACTCAAAAAAGCTCAAATAGGAGAGGATTTTTTAAGGTTATCTGTAGGGATAGAACACGTTGACGATATTATTGAGGATCTAAATCAGTCTCTGGAGAAAATATGA
- a CDS encoding cytochrome c biogenesis protein ResB, translated as MRLNKIFVFLKSLNLTIFLLVCIALMVAISSFQSIYPAFLKSIGLYNIYYSSYFKFVIILFIINLVSCTISLIPKTKKLFEPPIKAQKSFRFNDVEDKKKQLKLLLKRKKLLFYEKNNVILVHKYPIRKFAVYFIHLSILIIAIGALITNFFGFRGMLVLKKDKPTNTVYFVNSSTTTLPFSIESKNFTIKYYKKGSVPKEYKTTGLILDNSKKIPFNIYVNHPFKYHGIWFYQSSYMPEKSKTFISIKVNNRTNKLYINKPEKIGNMVLYLKDLQYYNSKFVANLYVFTPKGYANGWLFENQSVNVAGTNISFLNVYETFISLISASKDPGSPIILSGFILLGLSSFLVLLPYKRKTYSVLKK; from the coding sequence ATGCGTCTAAATAAAATCTTTGTTTTTTTAAAATCTTTGAATCTCACAATATTTTTACTGGTTTGTATAGCTTTGATGGTTGCTATATCAAGTTTTCAATCTATCTATCCAGCTTTTTTAAAATCAATCGGTCTGTATAATATTTATTATTCTTCTTATTTTAAATTCGTAATCATTTTGTTTATAATCAACCTTGTTAGCTGTACTATAAGTCTCATTCCAAAAACAAAAAAACTATTTGAGCCTCCAATTAAAGCACAAAAAAGCTTCAGATTTAATGATGTTGAAGACAAAAAAAAGCAATTAAAATTACTACTAAAAAGAAAAAAATTGCTATTTTATGAAAAAAACAATGTAATACTTGTTCACAAATACCCAATAAGAAAATTTGCCGTTTATTTTATACATTTATCCATACTAATAATCGCTATTGGGGCATTAATAACAAACTTTTTTGGATTTAGAGGTATGTTGGTATTAAAAAAAGACAAACCTACAAATACGGTTTATTTTGTCAATTCAAGCACTACTACATTGCCTTTCAGTATAGAAAGCAAAAATTTCACTATAAAATACTACAAAAAAGGAAGCGTGCCAAAAGAATATAAAACAACAGGTTTGATTTTAGATAACAGTAAAAAGATACCATTTAATATATATGTAAACCATCCTTTTAAATACCATGGAATTTGGTTTTATCAATCAAGCTACATGCCCGAGAAATCTAAAACTTTCATTAGTATAAAAGTTAACAACAGGACAAATAAACTATATATAAATAAACCTGAAAAAATTGGAAATATGGTTTTGTATCTAAAAGATTTACAGTATTATAATTCAAAGTTTGTAGCAAATCTGTATGTTTTTACCCCAAAAGGTTATGCTAACGGATGGCTTTTTGAAAATCAATCAGTCAATGTTGCAGGAACCAATATTAGTTTTCTAAACGTTTACGAAACTTTTATAAGTTTAATTTCAGCATCAAAAGATCCAGGTAGTCCAATAATACTATCTGGATTCATACTTCTTGGTTTATCTTCTTTTTTGGTTCTTTTACCCTATAAAAGAAAAACTTATTCTGTTTTAAAAAAGTAA
- a CDS encoding homoserine O-acetyltransferase, translated as MENIFYVNEPFEFECKKILHVPIHIAYETYGQLNNDKSNAILVCHPLTASACAYSENTDKKGYWDILIGPNKALDTNKYYVISSNVLGSCYGSSGPSSINPETNKPYALDFPFVTIKDMVKAQKLLVEYLGIERLLCVVGGSMGGMQVLEWAKNFPNNINSAIAIATTNRHNAVQIAFNEVARQAVINDPNWNNGNYYSKCFPKYGLAVARMVGHITYLSKDSMEEKFGRNLVNDDIEFNFTVNFQVESYLHCKGKQFTQRFDANSFLYLTKAIDYFDLQEGYPTLEDAFSRCKNVKFLIISFSSDWLYPKEQSQRIVNALELAGVNVSYRNINYNYGHDSFLLEKNEQNFIIGNFLKFV; from the coding sequence ATGGAAAATATTTTTTATGTAAATGAACCTTTTGAATTTGAATGCAAAAAGATTTTGCATGTTCCAATACATATAGCATATGAAACATACGGGCAATTAAACAATGACAAATCAAATGCCATTCTTGTCTGTCATCCGCTCACGGCAAGCGCATGTGCTTATTCTGAAAATACAGATAAAAAAGGTTATTGGGATATATTGATAGGTCCAAACAAAGCACTTGATACGAATAAATATTATGTAATAAGCTCCAATGTGTTGGGCAGTTGCTATGGATCAAGCGGACCAAGTTCAATCAACCCGGAAACAAACAAACCATATGCTCTGGATTTTCCTTTTGTGACAATTAAAGATATGGTAAAAGCTCAAAAGTTACTTGTTGAATATTTGGGTATCGAAAGGCTTTTGTGTGTGGTTGGTGGCTCTATGGGCGGTATGCAGGTATTGGAATGGGCAAAAAACTTTCCAAACAATATAAATTCTGCTATTGCTATAGCTACAACTAATAGACATAATGCTGTCCAGATTGCATTTAATGAAGTGGCAAGACAGGCAGTTATAAATGATCCAAATTGGAACAATGGTAATTATTATTCAAAATGTTTTCCAAAATATGGTTTAGCTGTCGCAAGAATGGTAGGGCATATTACTTACTTAAGTAAAGATTCGATGGAAGAAAAGTTTGGTAGAAACCTTGTAAATGACGACATAGAGTTTAATTTTACGGTTAATTTTCAGGTTGAAAGCTATTTGCATTGTAAGGGAAAACAATTTACGCAACGGTTTGATGCTAATTCGTTTTTGTATCTTACAAAGGCAATAGATTATTTTGATTTACAAGAAGGTTACCCGACATTAGAAGATGCTTTTTCAAGATGCAAAAATGTAAAATTTTTGATTATATCCTTTTCTTCGGATTGGCTCTACCCCAAAGAACAATCTCAGCGTATAGTAAATGCTCTGGAATTAGCAGGTGTAAATGTTAGTTACAGAAATATAAATTATAATTATGGACATGATTCTTTTTTATTGGAAAAAAACGAACAGAATTTTATTATTGGTAATTTTTTAAAATTTGTATGA
- a CDS encoding DOMON domain-containing protein, which produces MKRYVNISMIFFIIGIVLISFITYEILLKQKHPKVNMTVLGTKYTNHFFDEKTKINIFWKINKNKIHFALVSPGKGWVGIGFNPKGPVMNGADIFMGFVKNGKTYINEEYANTPYSHEPITQAGGKDCILSYKGESTPDGTILSFERNLKSCGLHDKTIANKDMTVMLAYSNGKNFTKYHGPNHNEVHINFFKNTKKQKSYMITSHLSSYQIGLIAWALLFILAGIIGFASSFVEKDVNHVIFIKKNTAGMFPFLLIFFLSAGELACAIWLIVELYSNAINSLIGIITGFNFILMALIVLFYRKFYIDDEIIAQDINDEIPW; this is translated from the coding sequence ATGAAAAGATACGTTAACATTTCTATGATTTTTTTCATAATTGGCATTGTTTTAATTAGTTTTATAACATATGAAATATTACTCAAACAAAAGCATCCTAAAGTAAATATGACGGTACTTGGCACAAAATATACGAATCATTTTTTTGATGAAAAAACAAAAATTAATATATTCTGGAAAATTAATAAAAATAAAATCCATTTTGCGCTTGTATCTCCTGGTAAGGGTTGGGTTGGTATTGGTTTTAATCCAAAAGGTCCTGTAATGAATGGTGCCGATATTTTTATGGGTTTTGTTAAAAATGGAAAAACTTATATAAATGAAGAATATGCAAACACACCATATTCTCATGAGCCTATAACACAAGCAGGTGGCAAAGATTGCATTTTATCATACAAAGGTGAATCAACACCTGATGGAACTATTTTGAGCTTTGAAAGAAATTTAAAATCTTGCGGATTGCACGACAAAACCATAGCAAACAAAGATATGACTGTAATGCTTGCTTATTCTAATGGTAAAAATTTTACAAAATATCATGGTCCAAATCATAATGAAGTCCATATAAATTTCTTTAAAAATACAAAAAAGCAAAAATCTTACATGATTACGTCGCATCTTTCTTCGTACCAGATAGGTTTAATAGCATGGGCATTGCTGTTTATACTTGCAGGAATAATTGGTTTTGCATCATCTTTTGTTGAAAAAGACGTAAATCATGTAATATTTATTAAAAAAAATACTGCAGGAATGTTTCCTTTTTTATTAATATTTTTTTTAAGCGCAGGAGAACTTGCATGCGCAATCTGGCTTATTGTGGAGTTGTATTCAAATGCCATTAACTCTTTAATTGGTATAATAACGGGATTCAATTTCATTTTAATGGCGTTAATTGTTTTATTTTATAGAAAATTTTATATAGACGACGAAATTATAGCGCAAGATATAAACGATGAAATTCCGTGGTAA
- a CDS encoding MOSC domain-containing protein, which translates to MSIVLSVNISKIKGISKKPVEKATAIKNYGIFGDAHAFIGSTRQISLLNFIEIGEFDKNLPFGIFAENITISGISSEYISIGSILKIGNVIIKITQIGKTCHSDCNIKKMLGSCIMPQKGIFGVVLSGGIIRPQMFIEVLNGKYFLCK; encoded by the coding sequence ATGAGTATCGTTTTATCAGTAAATATCAGTAAAATCAAAGGTATTTCAAAAAAACCTGTAGAAAAAGCTACTGCAATAAAAAATTATGGGATATTTGGTGATGCACATGCTTTTATTGGGTCAACAAGACAAATTAGTCTATTAAATTTTATTGAAATAGGAGAATTTGATAAAAATTTACCTTTTGGGATTTTTGCAGAAAATATTACTATAAGTGGTATAAGTAGTGAATATATTAGCATAGGTTCTATTTTGAAAATCGGAAATGTTATTATAAAAATAACACAAATTGGAAAAACCTGCCACAGTGACTGTAATATAAAAAAAATGTTAGGTTCTTGTATTATGCCTCAAAAAGGTATCTTTGGGGTAGTTTTAAGCGGAGGAATAATAAGACCCCAAATGTTTATCGAGGTATTGAATGGAAAATATTTTTTATGTAAATGA
- a CDS encoding sensor histidine kinase — protein sequence QKREEEIKKQQNIISNLIKRLISIQEEEKKKIAQELHDQLSQTLVYIKLQLDILRRNIGNYNEINSLSNLISNELSNIHNICFNLRPVALDTLGLASALKNFVNNLQKNINFKIHLDISGLDISKLNNEISTCIFRVVQEATINSIKHSKPKNIYIHLISNNTHINGYVKDDGIGFEINDIDTNKHFGLMMMKERCSILNGKLNIDSKINSGSIVSFEVPV from the coding sequence CAAAAACGCGAAGAAGAAATTAAAAAGCAACAAAACATAATTTCTAATCTAATAAAAAGACTAATTAGCATACAGGAAGAAGAAAAGAAAAAAATTGCTCAAGAATTGCATGACCAACTTTCGCAAACCTTGGTGTACATAAAACTCCAACTCGATATACTAAGGAGAAACATAGGTAATTATAATGAAATTAATTCTTTGAGCAATTTAATATCGAACGAATTATCAAATATTCATAATATATGTTTTAATTTAAGACCAGTTGCTTTAGATACATTAGGTCTTGCTTCTGCACTAAAAAATTTTGTTAATAATTTACAAAAAAATATTAATTTTAAAATCCATTTAGATATTTCAGGACTTGATATATCGAAATTAAACAACGAAATTTCAACATGTATCTTTAGAGTTGTACAGGAAGCCACTATAAACTCAATAAAACATTCAAAACCAAAAAATATTTATATACATTTAATCTCAAACAATACTCACATAAATGGCTATGTTAAGGATGATGGCATAGGTTTTGAAATCAATGATATAGACACTAATAAACATTTTGGGCTCATGATGATGAAAGAAAGATGCAGTATTTTGAATGGAAAATTAAATATTGATTCGAAAATTAACAGTGGAAGTATCGTATCGTTTGAGGTGCCAGTATGA
- a CDS encoding methionine biosynthesis protein MetW — MRRDFKIILSLISDKSKVLDLGCGDGELLHLLLNKKSIIAKGIEIEPKKASESIARGISVYEGDMFEILPNYKTKSYDYVILSQTLSEVSDPKTILFQSLRVGKKVIVSFSNFGYISNRLSIFFKGKIASRMFYDYLWFEKKYFHAFSILEFEQYCENNNVKILKKFPIFGSILFKFSSNLFAKSAVYLLKN, encoded by the coding sequence ATGAGAAGAGATTTTAAAATAATTTTGTCTTTAATTAGTGATAAATCAAAAGTTCTTGATTTAGGATGTGGTGATGGTGAATTATTGCATTTATTACTTAACAAAAAATCTATAATAGCCAAAGGCATTGAGATTGAACCTAAAAAAGCTTCAGAAAGTATTGCTAGAGGAATTAGCGTATATGAAGGAGATATGTTTGAGATTTTGCCAAATTATAAAACCAAATCATACGATTATGTTATTTTAAGCCAGACGCTTAGTGAAGTATCTGACCCAAAGACAATACTCTTTCAATCGCTTAGGGTTGGAAAGAAAGTTATAGTAAGTTTTTCAAATTTTGGTTACATATCAAACCGGTTAAGTATTTTTTTTAAAGGTAAAATTGCCAGCAGGATGTTTTACGATTATCTCTGGTTTGAAAAAAAATACTTCCATGCATTTAGTATTTTAGAATTTGAACAATATTGTGAGAATAATAATGTGAAAATATTAAAAAAATTTCCAATTTTTGGATCCATACTGTTCAAATTTTCTTCTAATTTATTTGCCAAAAGTGCAGTGTATCTTTTAAAAAATTAA
- a CDS encoding cytochrome bc complex cytochrome b subunit: MYKWLNERLDLDRFNKKFLRKAFPVHPTYFFGEIALFSFIILVITGIYLLFGYEASSKLVEVGSQKLPAAYASILAINAQPLGMIIRYVHHFAAHLFLASIMLHLLRVYFSGSYKKPREINWWIGLLLLGSAIFASFSGYLLPYDAFSVTATNIGYYLASQIPWIGHSLANFVFNGAFPSPGVLPRFFAYHVVIMPLIISLLLGAHLIIMVKQKHTQPKENKKDYEGSILGIPLWPQQTTLMIFLFLITFGFLFIIASFYPVHPSQYFGPPTNSTPMVKPDWYFLWIYGLLKIIPNTFVIHLSKSAVIDPESIGGIIIPSIIMLFIVLVPILSKSNQPTYYMETPKSHPVRFAFGIAFISFFITLSVVAYQENIGLSISFSRILAFLIPVLSWIISYALAKNKKTSKG; the protein is encoded by the coding sequence ATGTATAAATGGCTAAATGAAAGATTAGATCTTGATAGATTCAATAAAAAATTTTTAAGAAAAGCTTTTCCCGTACATCCAACTTACTTTTTTGGAGAAATCGCACTGTTTAGTTTTATTATTCTTGTTATTACGGGTATATATTTATTGTTCGGCTATGAGGCTTCATCAAAATTAGTAGAAGTAGGAAGCCAAAAACTGCCTGCTGCTTATGCTAGCATACTTGCAATCAATGCTCAACCTCTCGGCATGATAATCCGATACGTACATCATTTTGCTGCCCATTTATTTTTAGCTTCCATCATGCTTCACCTGTTAAGGGTATACTTTTCTGGATCATATAAAAAACCTAGAGAAATTAACTGGTGGATTGGACTTTTGCTTTTAGGCTCAGCTATATTTGCTTCATTTAGTGGATATTTATTACCATACGATGCTTTTTCTGTGACAGCTACAAATATTGGCTATTATTTAGCTTCCCAAATCCCATGGATAGGACATTCTCTGGCAAATTTTGTTTTCAATGGTGCATTTCCATCTCCTGGCGTTTTACCAAGATTTTTTGCATATCATGTTGTTATTATGCCTCTTATTATATCACTATTGCTTGGAGCTCATTTGATTATAATGGTAAAACAGAAACATACACAACCAAAAGAAAACAAAAAAGATTATGAAGGTTCAATTTTAGGTATACCTCTTTGGCCACAACAAACCACACTTATGATATTTTTATTCTTAATAACATTTGGGTTCTTATTTATTATTGCTTCTTTCTATCCAGTACATCCATCGCAATATTTTGGACCTCCAACAAATTCTACACCTATGGTAAAACCAGATTGGTATTTTTTATGGATATATGGATTATTGAAAATTATACCAAATACATTTGTAATTCATCTTTCAAAAAGTGCTGTAATTGATCCAGAATCAATAGGTGGAATTATAATACCTTCAATAATTATGCTTTTTATTGTTCTGGTACCTATATTGTCTAAATCAAATCAGCCAACCTATTATATGGAAACTCCAAAAAGTCATCCTGTAAGATTTGCATTTGGTATCGCTTTTATTTCTTTTTTTATAACATTATCAGTTGTTGCATATCAGGAAAATATTGGATTAAGTATTTCTTTTTCAAGAATTTTAGCATTTTTAATTCCAGTATTATCCTGGATTATATCATATGCCCTGGCAAAAAATAAAAAAACGTCAAAAGGATAA
- a CDS encoding Rieske (2Fe-2S) protein, translating into RKILKASMGIAGISLLGATLSFFGTIKPQSSKANERKPITPGDKLVYAMGPKKGQTITQESLKLDKGALAFPLGKEEHLNLIMIIHEEQAEFKPPTHLNWVINGIVAYSAICTHMGCTVDWHPKSQKPAPYPHIFCPCHQSMYNIFEGAKVVSGPAPRPLPQLPIKLNPNNEIVADGDFDGPVGPMV; encoded by the coding sequence AAGAAAAATATTAAAGGCAAGTATGGGTATTGCTGGTATAAGTTTGCTTGGAGCTACGCTAAGTTTTTTTGGCACAATAAAACCCCAAAGCTCTAAGGCAAATGAAAGAAAACCTATAACACCTGGCGATAAACTTGTTTATGCGATGGGACCCAAAAAAGGTCAAACAATTACTCAAGAGTCTCTAAAATTAGACAAAGGCGCATTAGCCTTTCCTTTAGGTAAAGAAGAACACCTAAATTTAATTATGATAATACATGAAGAACAAGCTGAGTTTAAACCACCTACACATTTAAATTGGGTTATAAACGGCATTGTGGCATACAGTGCTATATGCACGCATATGGGTTGCACAGTTGACTGGCATCCGAAATCTCAAAAACCAGCTCCCTACCCTCACATATTCTGCCCATGCCATCAGAGTATGTACAATATATTTGAAGGTGCTAAAGTTGTCTCTGGTCCGGCTCCAAGACCACTGCCGCAATTACCAATAAAACTTAATCCTAATAATGAAATTGTAGCTGATGGTGATTTTGATGGTCCAGTTGGACCTATGGTTTAG
- a CDS encoding response regulator transcription factor, which translates to MKPISILIIDDHKILLAGLHSLLSSYKEIDVVGLASSINEAIYIIKEKKPNVILLDIAISGENGLNFIQQIKELSHSSKIIILTMYEDYEYFKEAINKGASGFVLKKSMDSDLLYAIKKVNSGEVFAESQFISEMISNNDSKNISIEKQLWDKLSDREKEVMVDFARGFTNREIAFKYYISEKTVSTYKTRALEKLNIENKSDFIKLALKIGILKN; encoded by the coding sequence ATGAAGCCAATATCTATTTTAATTATTGATGATCATAAAATTCTTCTTGCTGGATTACACAGTCTGCTATCTTCTTATAAAGAAATAGATGTAGTTGGACTGGCTTCATCAATAAATGAAGCTATTTATATAATAAAAGAAAAAAAACCAAATGTTATTCTCTTAGATATAGCAATAAGCGGAGAAAATGGCCTAAATTTTATTCAACAAATTAAAGAACTTTCCCATTCTTCAAAAATTATAATTTTAACAATGTACGAAGACTATGAGTATTTTAAAGAAGCTATAAACAAAGGAGCTTCTGGTTTTGTGCTAAAAAAATCCATGGATTCGGATTTATTATATGCAATTAAAAAAGTCAATTCAGGTGAAGTATTTGCTGAATCACAATTTATATCTGAAATGATTAGCAATAATGATTCTAAAAATATCTCAATTGAAAAACAATTATGGGACAAATTGAGTGATAGGGAAAAAGAAGTCATGGTTGATTTTGCTAGAGGCTTTACAAATCGTGAAATAGCTTTTAAATACTATATTAGTGAAAAAACCGTTTCTACTTATAAAACACGAGCTTTAGAAAAATTAAATATAGAAAACAAATCAGACTTTATTAAACTGGCATTAAAAATAGGAATTCTAAAAAATTAA